From the genome of Podarcis muralis chromosome 3, rPodMur119.hap1.1, whole genome shotgun sequence:
TCTGACATGTGGCCCGCAGAAAGTTGTCCACTggggaatgtggcctttgggctgaAGAAACTGCCCTGCTCCTTCTGCAAGGTATGATTCTCAGCCCTATTGCCAGAGACCTTATCAGAGGCCTTTCTCCCCAGCACAGAGAATGGGGAGCCAAGGAGAGCCCTCTAGAAGTTGCCCTATGACAATTCCCACtgggatgggagctggagccccagAGCTATCGGAGGGCATCGCCTGGGCAACCCCTGGCACAGAGCCCTATAATGCAATAAAGCATTGGCATCGGGTCTGTTGTGTttagatttcaaaaagaaatatGTTCTCATTCTGATCCTTGGATAATAAACACTTTGGGAGCATATGGCTGCTTCCGACTGTGTAGGAATCTATCAACACCCACTCCTCTGTGTTAGCCTGTCAAAAAGTGTTACTGTAGTGGGAGGCAGGGAACTGGTCCAGATTCTTGGCTGGGAATCCTCCTGGGTGTAACAGAGAAGTGAGCGAGGCTCCCAGCTGATATAGCACAGGTAAGGAAGCCTTTCCAGCCCGAGGGGCCACATTTTCTTCCaagcaactttctgggggccgtACCTGGAGATGTCTGctcctgagctacggccctttcccaaaacagggcttgtgtgagtacagtggtacctcgggttacatacgcttcaggttacagactccgctaacccagaaatagtacctcgggttaagaactttgcttcaggatgagaacagaaatcttgcggcaggagtgggaggccccattagctaaagtggtgcttcaggttaagaacagtttcagggtaagaacagacctctggaacaaattaagtacttaacccaaggtaccactgtattagggtcgcaggtggcgctgtgggttaaaccacagagcctaggacttgctgatcagaaggtcggcggttcgaatccgtgcgacggggtgagctcctgttgctcggtcccagctcctgccaacctagcagttcgaaagcatgtcaagtgcaagtagataaataggtactgctctggtaggaaggtaaatggcatttccgtgtgctgctctggttcgccagaagcggcttagtcatgctggccatatgactcagaagctgtatgccagctcccttggccaataaagcaagatgagcgctgcaaccccagagccggtcctgactggacctaatggtcaggggtccctttacctttacctttactactgtaTTATCAGAGAGTGTTGCTGCACGGTAGACAAACTTGGTGGAGTGGCTTCACACTGCACAAATCTTGCAGGTGGTCCAATGTACGCAGGTGGAACCCCTTACGTAACTCCCAGGAATCTGCTGCAGGAAACCCCCTGAGCCATGGCCTCGTCCTAATACTATTAATTCACGTAGCACCATCCATGTGAAGGGCACTTTGAGGAATTCATGTTGAAAGGACCCGTTGTCCGTGCCAGGGGCTGAACTCAGATATTCTCTTTAACTTGCAGCCACCGGACTTTGTTCTGCACAGAGGCTCTTCGAAGCAGCAAATTGGCCTGGTGTGTCAGAGCCAGATCGCTGCCCAGGATAGTGAGCTGTGATGGCTATGGGTTCCATGGCTATCTTTCAGCCCCCTCATTTTCCCCTGGCCTAAAACTGCCAGCTGCTGTTATCTTCTCAGATCTTTTAACCTGAGTGCTGCTCTGTGGCCCATCGCTGGAGGATACAGGATGCCTTGTTCCCTCTCAACTCTTGTAGCTGCTCCACTCTTGCCCCGAGCTTCAGGCCATATCTAAGTGACTATCACTCTAGAAGAGGCAGATCCTGCCCAGAGTTCTCCTTCACCCCTCCTTCCTCAGCGACAACCCACACAGGGGGTTTCTACCAGTGGCAtactgtgtggggtggggggcagaggggcgcAGAATTGGGGTGTATGTGTACGAAATTTCATAAGAAAaattaaaccactttgagggtgtgtgtaatggcctgggattccgattcagagagtgaaccggaggaatcccagccggcacaggagtccccgcctccagggccggctgaactggggcaaggccttgatgctgaggagcctgcacctgtgccggatcctcaggagcaggtaccaggtgaatccattctggctccagaggtggttgaggactcagtgcctacaggtgagtctcccccggggcccagtaacccttcagcctctcctgaactgcagaggcttagggcagagaggcggagggaactggtttctcccaggaggagtgctcgccttaaggccaggagaggcggggctcctgggggccaggaccgcccctggccttagagaagataaaggccagtcagcccggtcccaggttgcgggagcaacgtcgttgttgagtacctgctcttacccggacccagacctgatcctccagtgttcctgttccccacccggcttcctgcttcggacctcgcctcgcaccttgtgaactatttccaggctagtgactcaggactgaactttgactacgataacagtaaccttccccccgggaccagcacagtgtgtgttttttaaaaaacaacaacacacacaatcAAGAGGTGtagaaatttcatgaaataaataacaataataaaataaatggctgcggcctctgtcccttccccagcTTCTCTCTACCCGCtgggaagagccagtgtggtacagtggttaagcgcggtggactcataatctggtgaatcgggttcacttccccgctcctccacatgcagctgctgggtgaccttgggtcagtcacacttctctgaagtctctcagccccactcaccccccagagtgtttgttgtgggggaggaagggaaaaggagattgttagccgctttgagactccttagggtagtaataaagcaggatatcaaatccaaactcttcctcctcctcctcctcctcctcctcctcctcctcctccaccacctcttcttcttcttcttcttcttcttcttcttcttcttcttcttcttcttcttcttcttcttcttcttccttgtcgCTGCCACCCAGCCTTGACATGAACCACAGGTTAGGaggaacaatacagtggtacctcgggttaagtacttaattcgttctggacatccgttcttaacctgaaactgtttttaacctgaaacaccactttagctaatgtggcctcctgctgccgccgcgccgctgctgcacgatttctgttctcatcctgaagcaaagttcttaacccgaggtactatttctgggttagtggagtctgtaacctgaagcgtctgtaacctccctgcccaggagaggcttTGCGGCtatgccagaagccaggacaggcagCGGGATCGCAGCGCAGCAATCTCGCGGCCTGTCCTGGCTTATGGACAGCCGTTCTCCCTttaaagcccccaagagctgcacacatgctccacacggctgtttaaagggagtgctgagcagaacCTCGgcttgcattcgctccgtaagacacacacatatttccccttactttttaggaggggaaaagtgcatcttatagagcgaaaaatacggtacaacaAAGGCAattctgtttgacagtggaactgactcccttggaaggtggtggtcaCTTTTTCCTcagaggtgtttaagcagagggtTAGGGGagcacctgccatggatgctttggttgagatttctgcattgcagggggttggactggatgacccctagggtaccttccaagtctacagttctatgattgctCCATGAGTATGCTGAATATGCACACAAAGTTGACCACATGGAGGGAGAATAGAAGATGGAGGAGGCAGGGGTAATGGAAAGGTGTGTTTGAAACCCTGAGCAGGAACACTCAGCACTGCAACACTTCGTTGCAGACACTGTATCCTTCTGcagatacagtggacgctcgggttgcgaacgtgatccgtttgggatgcacgtttgcaacctgcagcgtttgcaacccactTCTGTGCACGcatgggttgtgattcggtgcttctgcgcatgcgcaaagcacgatttagtgcttctgtgcatgcacaacccccgaaacccggaagtaacccgttccggtacttccgggtttcgcaacccaaaaaaacgcaacctgaggcatctgtaacccgaggtatgactgtatatgatttctctctctctctctctctctctctctctctctctctctctcacacacacacacacacacacacacacacacacacaataatgctTCATGTAACTGGCAGTATTAGCTCTTATttctgccacaataaatctgccgGTCTTTAATGTGTCACAGGAACTCCTTTGTTATTGCAGCCTGTTGCTCATTACCTTTTTAGACATCACATGAAATCATTAAGCCTCTCGCTTCAAAGGTTTTGCAACCGTTGCACCTAGATCGGGAGTGCGAGATAGTGGAAGTTCCACTGCCTCCAAGCCTCCGGAGAACAGAAGGGGGACCGATTCTGCATCCACCGTGCATCGATCCCCGATCCTGAGGGCCTTTGAACTTCAAACTAAGGCTATTCAATTTCCACAGGGAAGTTTCCCAGTGGCTGGTTAATGGATGCACTTGCTGAGGTGATACGCCGACGAATGTCTGATCCATTATGCAACTCCTTTTGCATGTCATGGGCAAAGTCACTCAGCTGAAGTGCTGTgtgttatgttttgtttaaataccACATTTTGCACAATAGGCCCTCAAAGCATCAGCGCGAAAGAAAGCTGAattgaatgttcaataaatacaGTCAAACCATTCAGGCAATATTAAACAGCACATTCCACAAGTGCCCGCCAATCACATATGTGAACTGTTTTCATGCTCTCGCCATGCTTTTCTCAGCATTCCACACTCACATTTAGAAGCCAGGTTGAACACACATTCCAGGAATAACACAGGTtgcatatataccgtatttttcgctctataggacacactttttcccctccaaaaattaaggagaaatgcgtgtgcgtcctatggagtgaatgcaggctccttggcttcagcgatagcaatgcaaagcctccgaagcgcagagggagtgctccctccatGCTccaggctttgcgttgctttcgctgaagcctggagaacgagactctcctggcttcagcagaaagggagagctgcacagcaccccttcagccaagcgggaggagaaatggaaaggggCTCCGTTtgtcctgccgcttcgctgaaggggcgctgagcagagagggggagaatttttttccttgttttccccctctaaaacaaggtgcgtcctatggtcaggtgcttcctatagagcgaaaattaTGGTAATCTCCTCACCTGGCCAAGCTATTTGCTCTTTGCCCTTTCACCTCATTCCAAGCAATGGAGAACATCTGCATGTCTGAGCTCCATTGCTCAGACTCCATTAGACCAAAGTATGTTTTTGTAACCAAATTAGCATTTTTAATCCtgtctgaacaaagctgctgtatctcctttctcttcaacaagtattctgagcGAGCAAATGTTATTTTCACCTCTTGCAAGATTGTGTGGTTATTGTTTTatggaggagaaaagggggaaacctagacagcatcttcaaaagcagacatcaccttgcagacaaaggtccgtatagttaaagctatgactttcccagtagtggtgtatggaagtgagagctggaccataaagaaggctgatcgccaaagaattgttgttttttaattatggtgctggaggaggctcctgagagtcccatggactgcaagaagatcaaaccaatccattctgaaggacatcagccctgagtgctcactggaaggacagatcctgaagctgaggctccaatactttggccacctcgtgagaagagaagactccctggaaaagaccctgatgttgggaaagatggagggcacaaggagaaggggatgacagaggatgagatggttggactaaaagctaccagcatgagtttgaccaaactgcgggaggcagtggaagacagaagtgcctgccgtgctctggtccgtggggtcacgaagagtcggacacgactaaacgactaaacaacaacaagctaggGTGGTCACAGTGGCTGGCATACTTTGTGGCTGCTAACTGCTCCAGCTTTCGGAAGCAAGATCCTACACCACCCTTgttcaaattaattgaaacaaacaatgtagtttattgtacaaaactcacatatacatgtaaaaactcacatatacgtacattagtaacggatatgacctccactatttttaagcagcatttgaacaccatttggcatggagtctattagttttgaacagtcactgttgatttttggaTCCCTgcaccacacttgaatcagcgcctgaaggagcttctccatcgtcgtacagtctacagcacagaggcgacttttgcatatagcccacaaattctcaatgggatttatgtccatggaattccctggccaatcaagtacctgtatttgctgtggctggggaaactcagccagatgggcggggtataaataataaatgatgatgatgatgatgatgatgatgatgttctgtcatgaatttcttcactgCTTTggatgtgtgacagggggctaagtcctgctgcaatatcccagtacagTCAGGATACCTCCTTTCTAGCTCTGGAATAACTGTCTTttgtagaacctcaatatatcgTGGCGAGCGCATcgttccttctattggctgcagccTTCCGACACCATAATAATCAACTGACTTttcgtgtttgttttgagtacagtggtaccttgagttacatacgcttcaggttacatacgcttcaggttacaaactccgctaacccagaaatagtacctcgggttaataataataataataataataatttataccccgcccatctggctgggtttccccagccactctgggcggcttccaacaaaatattaaaatacagcaatgcatcaaacattaaacgcttccctaaacagggctgccttcagatgtcttctaaaagtttggtagttatttttctctttgacatctggtgggagggcgttccacagggtgggcaccactaccgagaaggccctctgcctggttccctgtaacttggcttctcacagcaagggaaccaccagaaggcccttggcgcttgacctcagtgtccgggcagaaccatggaggtggagacgctccctcaggtatactggaccgaggccgtttagggctttaagggtcagcaccaacactttgaattgtgctcagaaatgtactgggagccagtgtaggtctttcaagaccggtgttatgtggtctcggcggccgctcccagtcaccagtctagctgccgcattctggattagttgtagaagaactttgcatcaggatgagaacagaaatcacgtggtggcggcgcggcagcagcgggaggccccattagctaaagtggtgcctcaggttaagaacggacctccggaacaaattaagtacataaccagaggtaccactgtacaggattatgagtaagatagaaaacatgctttgtttcagttAATTCATACAAGGGTGTATGTAAtagagtggtaaaggtaaagggacccctgaccgtttaggtccagtcgtggacgactctggggttgcaccgctcatctcgctctactgcccgagggagccagcgtacagcttccgggtcatctggcgaaccagagcagcgcacggaaatgccgtttaccttcccgccggagcggtacctatttatctacttgcactgcgtgctttcaaactgctaggttggcaggagcagggactgagcaatgggagctcaccccgtcgcgggtgggttaaatacttaattcgttccggaggtccgtacttaacctgaaactgttcttaacctgaagcaccactttagctaatggggcctcctgctgccgctacgccgccagagcacaatatttctgggttagcagagtgtgtaacctgaagcgtatgtaacccgagttaccactgtaaaggcAATCTGATCTCCTGCCAGCATTCCAAACCAATGTCCCGAGGCAGGCTGGAGAGGTTGCTTTCTCCCTCACTCGCAGCTCAGTTGCCTTTCCcgttcctgaccccccccccccccccagcctcccagTCCATTCCAAAGTGGGTCGCTAACAAGGTGCTTTCAGGAGAGATTGCGCTCCGCTTCTTCTGCCGCCGGCCGCCGCTGCAAGGAGGCTGTGGGCTTTGACAAAGCCTTCCTCTAATCTGCTTTGGCAAAGAGCGACGTCAGAGGTGGGGAATATCACAAAAGGGGGACGCCAGCAATTAATGCGGGAGGGAGAAGCATTTCCCTGCTGCGTTCCAGGAGGAAGGAGAATTGCAACTGAAAAGCGTGCAGAGGAGGAGATGCAGCCTGAGAGGCAAATGGCAGAGGGAAGGacggggaggaaggaagaaagggaagcagTCCGGATGGGGAATCAGAGGCCAGGACACAGAAGGAGAGGTGGCAGGGAttgtggactgtaccacttccgAGTGGAGGTGGGGTGTGAGGTTTTTGAAGGCCTCCccgactgtcagtattttgcaaggGGGATTCAAGCACACAGGGAGAGCCAGAGTGACATAGTGGTTAGATtgctggactaagacctggaagatcagggttcaaatccccccacttGACTGTGAAGctcacttgggccagtcactcactctcagtctAAGctacctgaaagacctacattggttcccagtacgtttctgagcacaaatcaaagtgttggtgctgacctttaaagccctaaacagcctcgacccggtatatctgaaggagcatctccacccccatcgtccagcccggacactgaggtccagctctgagggccttctggcggttcagttccctcactgcgagaagccaagttacagggaaccaggcagagggccttctcagtagtggcgcctgccctgtggaatgccctcccatcagatgtcaaggaaataaacaactatctgacttttagaagacatctgaaggcagccctgtttagggaagtttttaacgtttgatgttttgtcatgCTTTTAAtatagtggcacctcaggttaagaacttaatttgttctggaggtccattcttaacctgaaactgttcttaacctgaggtaccactttagctaatggggcctcccactgccaccgcaccgctgccgcgcgatttctgttctcatcctgaagaaaagctcttaacccaaggtactatttctgggttagcagaatctgtaacctgaagtgtctgtaacctgaagcgtctgtaaccccaggtaccactgtattctgttggcagccacccagagtgactgggaaaacccagccagatctgTGGGGTAGaaatagtatattattattaagggCACCCTGGCATTTTAGGACTTCAGGTTGTGTTGCCACCCACAGCCTTCGGTGACCTAACCCCCAACCCCACACAGTTGCCTTCTAAGTGGATGAGGCCCTTGCTACCACTACTCTGAATGTGCTAGAGAAATAGCCGACGCCATAGTGAAGAACCCCACTGTGCGTGGTAGACCAACCCTAGGTCTCGCCATCCAAAATCCACTCTAGGGAAGGAAACGAGCGAAACGTACAGTTGACAaggtttacatttttattttattttatttgataagAAGAAGCGACCAAAACTGGGTTTCTttttccattccccctcccccaaatgagATGGCTTTTGAACTCGACTCAACTCTTCCTTCTTTTCCTGGGCGCTCAGGCTTTCTGCTGTTATCACCAGTGATACttagagggtgggggtgggggaggaggagggggaggaggaggtgggggtggagggggtgggcGAGGGTGCCATttacgaggaggaggaggtcggggaggtgggggaggaggtgggggaggcgggggaggtgggggtgggggaggaggaggcgggtgccatttaatagggggagggggaggcgggggtgggggaggaggaggaggaggtgggtgcCATTTaatagggggaggaggagggggaggaggaggtgggggtgggggaggaggaggaggaggtgggggtggTGGATGCCATTTAGGATGATGCGGTGGCGGAGGGGGTGGCGGAGGAGGTGGGGGGGCCCATTTACGATGAGGTGGTGGCGGTGGCggtggaggcggcggcggcggcggcggtggaggcggcggtggtggtggtggtggcggcggcggcggcggtggcggtggtggtggtggaagacagCAGATGTTTGACGTGTGCGCGCATGCACAGTTTGATGTTGGAATCCAGCCGTACGGGCAGCTCTTGCGGCATTCTCCGTAACAGCGTTGGTTGCAGTGCCGTTTGATGCCTGCCGAAGAGGGAGCCCAGAGTTAGTTGGGAGAGAAAAACATGTCCAGTTTCTATgcgttggcgctgtgggttaaaccacaaagcctaggacttgccgatcagaaggtcggcggtttgaatccctgcgacggggtgagctcctgttgctcggtccctgctcctgccaacctaacttTGAGCTTTTTTTGCAGAGGTTGCCCAAAGTTAGAGTTGCCCTATTTCAAGAACCCGAACTCGAGCCCGGGCCAGGGTCGCCCACATCAGAGCCAGAGCTTGAACCCCTGTCCATTAACCATCTGTCTATAAGACAACCCTCAATTTTTaacgatttttttaaaagcaaaaaacatagtcttatacatggaaaaatacggtatttgtttgaAACTCATGCCATATATACCCAATGTTACCTGAGGCAGAAGGGTTGATTGCTAAACTCATTAGATACATCCTTTAAAGTCCCAAGACATGCAGCCTGATGATACATAATGTTCCAGCTACCTATTGGCTAGTGCCTGTGACACTACCAATATCATACAGCTTTCTTCCTTTTGTCCAGTCTGAGCAATCCCTTTTCCCATGTCAATCATTGAGGTGGGAATGGGAGCAAAGAAGCACAGGTATACTCAGTGCAATGCTACCCACACTCAACTCAGGATGGGGAGAAACCTGATCTTGTTTCCTATGTATCAAGAAGTGAGCTAATTCTCActtcacaaacaaaaacaaacccatccttcagaattcacatgTCTCTTAATTTCTCCAAATGATGGGCCCCAAAATGCTTACATTAGAggaaagtgtgcctaaaaatacttaaattattttatttttaaacatacaaaATTTGTTATATTAAGGAAAACaacttgcaataaataaataaatgtgtacaaaataataaatatggCATACCAAaaatggcccagggtcacccaatgagtttcatggctgaatgggaatttgaaGCTAGCCCTCCTAAGTCCTAGTCCATCACTCTAACAACAGCATCTCACGAAATAGCTTCctgagaattttattttattttttaaaacccacaagtTGCTGTAGAAATGtacagaatttaagattggggggcagggaatagaaatggagaaaaactgaaatggacaggttCTTCCATCCCTACTCTCAACTCAAGACCTTGCTCCCATTTTCTTCCTCCGCTATCTGTTTTGTTATGACTGTCCTCCCCACAGCACTGACCAAGAGAATATACCACCAGTGGCTCTTCCACAGCACCAAAGGCACTGAGGGGGTAgcaagtacgtttctgagcacaattcaaagtgttggtgctgacctttaaagccttaaatggtcttggtcctgtatacctgaaggagcgtctccacccccattgttctgcccagacactgaggtccagtgctgagggccttctaacggttccctcactgcgagaagccaagctacaaggaaccaggcagagggccttctcggtagtggcacctgccctgtggaatgccctcccaccagatgtcaaagagaagaacaactaccagacttttagaagacacctgaaggcagccctgtttaggaaagcttttaatgtttaatattttaataatctgttgcaagccgcccagagtggctggggaaacccagccagatgggcggggtataaataataaattctattctattctattctattctattcaagaCAACTCATCTCAAGATCACAGCAATTGTATCTCCCCTTCTAGAGATGTCACCAGAGGGTACATGAGAACATAACAAGAGTCATAAGTCCATCTAATCTAGTATCctgtcttcacagtggccaaccacatgacCCAATGGAGCACATGCAAGCACagaatgagcacaacagcatgcGGTCCACTTGCATTTCCCAGCAGTTGGCTTTCAGAGTCCCTTTGTCCCAATGGCTATCAGCCATTGATAGCTCCATCCTACACTAATTTGTCTAAACCCCTTAACTAAGGAAGACGCCCTTAGTTCCATTTCTTAAGGTAGAACACAACCTTCGGGGTCTCAGGAGCCATCTAATCCAGCCCGTCTCTCCCACTCCAAAAAAAGAGTAATCCAAATGCCATTACCTTCAGAGGCTACGACGAAGAGGAGCCCcacaagggcaaggaaggaggcCTTCATGGTGGAGGCCTGGCTTGGATCTCGCTCTTGGAGTCCCAATGTCAGATGATCCGATGATGGAGAAGGTCTCTCGGAAGATCGGATGGAGAGCAGGGTCTGGAGCCTTGGTATTTATGGAGGAAGCGATGAATcgaggaggaggagcttggagGAGTGGGCCTCAGAGCCATTGTTCCTTTGGAACACTGTCAAGCCATCCTGACCCACAGAGGAACCTCATGGGCAGTTCTACCCTCCATGGATGTTATCTGTGGGTGCAGGAAGAATGGACGGCTGCTACCACTTCTTGACAAATGGAGTCAGTTTGGCGCTCAATGCCGGAACTTGCTGCCGTATCCGGCTCTGGGACTCCAAGTGGTGAAGGGCATAAGCACGGCCCTAACCGCCCGCAAGATCAAATACACCAGGTGCTCCTCGAAAGAGAACAATGGGAGGGAAAGATGGAGATCAAGATTAAGCTCTTTGAAGAAGCTCAAGGAGCCAGAAAGACCCggacatttttttctttaacatGAAATGAAAGACAGGG
Proteins encoded in this window:
- the LOC144327135 gene encoding uncharacterized protein LOC144327135, which gives rise to MKASFLALVGLLFVVASEGIKRHCNQRCYGECRKSCPYGWIPTSNCACAHTSNICCLPPPPPPPPPPPPPPPPPPPPPPPPPPPPPPPPPPHRKWAPPPPPPPPPPPHHPKWHPPPPPPPPPPPPPPPPPPPPPPIKWHPPPPPPPPPPPPPPPIKWHPPPPPPPPPPPPPPPPPPPPRPPPPRKWHPRPPPPPPPPPPPPPPPPPPSKYHW